The window CGATCTAAGACGCGGCAAAAAGGACGGATCGAATTTTAAAGGCTCTCGCGATAAGTTAAATTCCGCATTCTTTCGCGACGGGCAGAATTCCGATAGCTCAAGTGGCGGCGCGGGAGATAAAATTTCCACTCAAAGTAGTAGGCTCTCCTGCAGTAAGGGCTCTGGCGGCGAGAGTGCAGACGACGAAAGAGTCCACGAGCAGGATATAGATCTAGTCGCACTGATAAAACGCATCGAAAAAATTAGAGGCGTCAAGGTCGCGCGCGTGCTGTATCTCTACCCCACCAGCACCGACGAGCGACTCATCCGCACGATCGTGGACTCACCCGTTTTCGCAAACTACTTCGACATGCCGATCCAACACATAAACGACAAAATGCTAAGCCTGATGAAGCGCGGCGCGAGCGCGGCGCGGATCAAAGAGCTTTTAAGCTTAATGCGTGCAGCGCCTAATTCATTTCTGCGCACGGGCGTCATCGTCGGACACCCGGGCGAAGGTGAAGCCGAATTTGACGAGCTTTGCAACTTTTTGCAGGAGTTTAAATTTGATAGAATTTCAGCTTTTGCTTACAGCAAGGAGGAGGATACGGCGAGCTTTGCGATGCCGCAGATCCCTGCGCGGACAATTAGCCGCCGCCTAAATAAAATCGAAAAAATCACGCGCGAGGCGATAGATAATAGCATGCGCGCGCTCGTAGGCAAAAAGATGCCCCTAATAATCGAAGGCGCCAGCAGCGAGGGCGAGTTTTTTTACGGCGCCAAGCCTCTTGCATGGGACAAGGACATCGACGGCGAGATTTTAATCAACGAAAGCTACGTGCAAAATCTAAAAGCAGGCGGTCTATACGAGTGCGAAATCACGGAATTTGCGGGCGATAGGCTACTCGCGCGAGTACTAAAAAGCTCGCAAGGACAATGAAAAACTCGCCTGAAATTCCAAGCAAAATTCTAGCCTTGCTGCGAGCTAGCAAAAATCTGCTTGCTTTTTCGCACGGCGTCGACAGTACAGCGCTTTTTTACCTTTTAGACGAGGCAGGCGTGAAATTTGACCTTGCGATCGTGGATTACAACGTCCGCGCGCAAAGCAAGGACGAGGTCGCCTCTGCGCGAGATCTGGCGGCCAAATTTAACAAACAAATCTATGTAAAAAGCGTGCAGCTAGGCGCGTCAAATTTCGAGCACGAGGCACGCGCGGCCAGATACGAGTTTTTCGCCGAGATTTGCCGCGAGCAGGGATATGAAAATTTGATCTTGGCGCATCAATTTGACGATAAATTCGAGTGGTTTTTGATGCAGCTTGGGCGCGGCGCGGGGCTTAGCGAGCTACTTGGCATGCAAGAGCTCGAAGCCCGCGATGACTACGTGATCGCTCGTCCGCTTCTAGGCGTACGAAAGTGCGAGCTGGAGCGGTTTTTGCGTGAGCGAAACCTAAAATACTTCACCGACGAGACGAATTTGACGGACCGATTTAAGCGCGGTCGCGTTCGCGCTAAATTTAGCGAGCCGTTTTTAAATGAGTACTTTGGCGGCGTAAAAAAAAGCTTTGAGTTTTTGGCGGCTGACGCATTAAGCTTAACTCCCGAAATTTCTAATCCTGCACCTAAAATTTATCTCGTAAAACGCGGTCTTGGCGAGCTTCGTGGTGTGGATCTTGCCTGCAAGCGGCTAGGACTCGTGCTAAGCTCGGCGCAGCGAAACGAATGCGCGCGCTGCCTAGAAAACGGCGCTGATTGTGTGTTAGGCGGCAAGGTGGCCGTCGGAGCGGGCAAAAACTTTATTCTCGTAACGCCCTATATCAAAGCGGCGATGGACAAGAAATTTAAAGAAGCGTGCCGCACCCTAAAAATCCCGCCGATAAACCGCGGATTTTTATTTGTCACGGGCACGGATCTTGCGCTATTTGAGGAGCTTTTATGAGCGTTTATTTTACCTCCGATCTACACTTCGGCCACGAGCTGGTGCTGAAAAAATATCCGAATTTTAGAAAAGGCGCAAACGTAGCCGAGATGGATGAAAATCTCATTGCCGCTTGGAATGCGCTTGTTACACCCGAGGATCTCGTCTATAATCTCGGCGATGTGTCCTTTCACAAGGATTTTGCGCACACTTGCGAGTTACTTCGCAGACTAAACGGGCGACATTTTTTGGTGCTGGGCAACCACGATGGGCGCATCGCTGCGATGAAAAACGAGCTGCTAAGCGGACGCAAGGCGGACGGCAATTTTATGTTTGAGCAGATCGTAGGCTACGCCTTTGTGCGCTTATCGCATAAGAGAGCGGCTCTGTCTCACTACCCGATGATCGAGTGGGCAAACTGCCATTATGGCGCGCTGATGCTCTACGGTCACCTGCACGCAGATATGGCTGAAGTTTCGGGCAGGGCGCTAAACGTGGGCTTTGATCTGCACGGCAAAATTTTAAGCGAAGACGAGGTGTGGTCGTATCTGAAAGATATCCCGCCCAAGGCCCATCACGCAAGCGAGCTAGAGGGCATTAGCGAGAACGACGACGTGGAGCAAAGGCGAGCTTTGATAGAAAATTTTTTAAGCAAAATTAATCGGGATTCGTGAAAAAGATAAAATTTACAGCGCAAAGACGGGCCCTTTGCGACAAATAAGTTTAAATTTAAAAGCGAGCCGTTAAATACGGATGATTTTACCTAGCCAAAATTCCATTATGCAACGCGAGATAGATTTAACAAAATGCGGCGCAAATAGACAATCAAATCGTATCAAGCAAGCACAATCTTGCAAAGCTAAAGATTAAATTTTAAAATTCTGCCTAGGTGCGGAGCAAAAAATTTGATCTAGCGGGCTTCCAGCATCGCGATTTTGTTGATGTAATCGGCGAAATTTAGATTTATCAAATTTGTTTTGATGAAGATGCGCGTGAAAATCACATAACCAATCTCGTTGCTAAGCGTGCCGTCGGAGTAGATGAAAACGTTGGTGAGAAACTCGCTATTTTCGGATTTGTAGAAGGTCTCAATCTGAAAATTTAAAAGCTCGTAAAATAGCTCGTCCGCGTCGCTCATCGCCGCCTGCATCTCCTCATCGATACGCATTATGTCGGCATAGAGTACGCGCTCTTGGTTGGCGACGACGAAACATGCGCGGTTATTAAATTTCAGTGCGAACATCGCCATGTTTTCAAAATCGCTTTGATTTTTTAGCAAGAAGTATAAAATTTTAAATAAACTAGCGTGCGAGCTAAATTCTATTCCAAAAGTCTCATCCGCCGCCTGTGCACTTGCGCGAGGAAATTCCACTATGAAGCTATCATCGACTTTTTGATAAATGCTATTTTCTTTAATCATATAATCCTCGTTAAAATACACTCTTTGATTTTCGTCGTCTATCAGCACGCAAGAGATTAAATTTTTATCACTCAGATCCGCAAAGCCCGCCAGTGAGGTAGCCAGATCATTTTCTTGCGTAATGGGAAAGCGATCGGATTTCTCATCCAAAATTCTTTTGCCAAAGCCCAATTTTCTATAAAAAAACTCGCATGCGTCGACACTTTTAGCGACGCCGAGGAATGATTTTGCTTTAAATAGTGCCATTTTTTCTCCTAAAATTGCAATTATATCGAAACACTATTATTTCAAACTAAAATTTAGCGTCCTTCTCGGCGCTTGCAAAAAGCAGTTGCCTGATCGCCTCTTTGCCCGCATCGAGGCTAAGCCCAGTTAAATTTAACTGCGCGCTGAGGCTGTAATTTATACGCGAAAACGGCTTTGGCAACACCATCTCGTCCCAGCTGCGAAATTTCCAAAAGCTGCTCGCTTCGTAATTTAGCGCGTAAATACCTAAGTTCAGTCGCTGCGCAAGGATCACGGCACCGTCGGCGACGCTGTGAAGCGGCCCGCGCGGGCCGTCGGGAGTGATGATGACGTCGGTACCGTTTTTTATCTCTTTGATCGCGCCCATAAGCGCGCGTGCGCCGCCTTTGAAGCTACTGCCGCGGATCGCGCCGATGCCGAAATGCGAGATCACGCGCGTAATGATTTCGCCGTCTTTGTGATCGCTGATGATGACCTTAGCTCGCCTCTTGCTGCCGAAATCCCGCAGCCACCAGCGCCTATAAGCAAAGCTCATCATAGCTAGTCTTCCATGCCAAAACACGACGACGCAGGGCTTTTCGGGCAACTTCGCGGGGGTAAATTTAACCCTGCACGTTAAAAAAATACACCAAATCAGAATAAAAATGAGATATTCAGAGGCGCGGAAAAACAGCCGCTTTTTAAGCGATAACTTTTCCATAAAGCGCCATTCTGGCGGTCTTTTCGACATGTACTTTGCGCGTTTTGCCTAACAGCTCCTCGCTGCCTTGCGCGCAGATTAGAAAATTTGAAAAGCTTCTACCGCACACAGTGCCGGCCTCTCGCAGCTCCTCAAAATACACGTCGAAAATTTTATCTTTTTGCGCTCCTGCGATCTCGTCTAAAATTTTAGCGTGAGCGCTTTGCAGCCTGCTTAATCTTTCGCTTGAAATTTCATCATCCAGCGGCTTTAAGCTTGCCGCTGGCGTGAGCGGTCTAGGGCTAAATTTAAAGGAAAAAACCTGCTCGAATTTCACCGCCTCTAGCACCTCCATCGTCTCAGCAAAATCATCCTCGCTCTCGCTCGGATAGCCCACGATGATGTCGGTGCTAATCGCCACGCCGGGGCAGCTTTGGCGTAGCTTAAGCGCGCGGTCTAGATACCACTGCTTGGTATATCCGCGCTTCATATCGCGCAAAACCTTGCTAGAGCCGCTTTGTAACGGCATGTGCATCGATTTACAAATTTTAGGATTATTGCAAAAAATGTCCAAAAATTTATCGTCCATATGCAGCGGATGCGGGCTGGTAAAGCGGATGCGCTCGATGCCCTCTATCTCGCTAAGCCGCATGAGCAGGTCGCTGAAGTCAATTTTTTCGTGGGCATTAGAAAAGCGCTTGCCGTAGTTATTGACATTTTGGCCGAGCAGAAATATCTCTTTGGCGCCGCGAGCTGCGGATCTTTCGGCTTCGCGCAAAATGATTTGAGCGGGGATCGAAATTTCATCGCCTCTAGTCTGCGGCACGATGCAGTAGGAGCACTTTTTGTCGCAGCCGATCATTATGTTTATGAAGGATTTATATGGCGAGCTCGCAAAATCGCCGAATGCAAACTCGCTCTCGTCGTAGTTTATGTCCGTGCTAATAAATTTAGGCGTACGAACGGCTTGCGAAATTTTAGATACGTTTCTGGCACCGAGTACGAAATCCACAAATGGCGCGCGCTTAAAAATTTCTCCGCCCAGATGGCTTGCGGTACAGCCGCAAACGCCGATTTTGGAGCCCTTTTTTCTAGCTTTATCAAATGCTCCGATCTCGCTGAAGAGCTTATGCACGGGCTTTTCGCGTACGGAGCAGGTGTTTATTAAGATCAAATCCGCGATATTTACGTCGTCGGTAATCTCGTAATCTTGCTCTTTTAGCTGCGCGATAATATGCTCGCTATCGCGCACGTTCATCGCGCAACCTAGGGTCTGGATGAAGAGGAGTTTACTCAAAGGATATGCACCTCGTACATATACTCGTTTTCGTTCAGCCCGTATCGCACTATGCGCTGATACACGCTAAAACCCTTAGTATCGAAAAAATCCACCAAAGCGGCTAAATCTTTTTGAGAATTTTCTCTATCCAGATAAAATATTTTTTGTCCGCTCTTTTCTACTTGGGCTTGCAAATCCTCGATCTTAACGCTTTTTGGCTTAGAGGCAAGCTCCGTTCTGGCAAGTTTTAGCTGCATGATCTATCCTTTCATTTATCTTTTTAAACCCGCGAGTTTAGCGAAATTTAGATAATAATTCGTTTAAATAAAAATAAAGTCAAAATTCCATATAATACCGCACTTCAAAATTTAAAATCCAAATTTAGTAGCACGAAATCAAATCTTAAGGAAAATTTATGGAAAAAATCACCGACATCATCGAGTCGATTGCAAATGAAAAGGGGCTTGAGCCCGCAGACGTCAAAGAGCGCGTCAAAACAGCGTTTATCCAGACCGCAAAAAGACTTTTCGGCGAGGAGTATCTCTACGACAGCGAAGTCGATCCGCAGACCAAGCGCGTCAAGCTTTACCAAAAGGTCCACGTCGTCGCGGATGATGATGAGCGGCTCGGCGATCACAACTTCATCGCGCTTAACGAGGCCAAAAAAATAGGCGAAAACGCGGAGATCGGAGATGAACTAAGCTACGAAATAAATATCGAAAACCTCGGCCGCACGGCTTCCGGCGTGCTAGCTAGAGAGCTAAATTTTCACATCCAAAGGCTGCTTGAAGAGAAAATTTTTGAAAACTATAAAAGCAAGGTAGGTACCCTTACCCACGGCACAGTCACCAAGATCGATCACGACGGCACGACCTACGTAGAGATCGAGGATACGAAAGCCTTCATGCCGCTTAAGAACCGCATCAAGGGCGAAAATTTCAAAGTAGGCGACGTGCTACAAGCCGTCATAAAAAACGTAGCCATCGACAAATCCCACGGTATCAGACTGGAGCTTTCGCGCACCAGCCCAAAATTTCTAGAAGCCCTGCTCGCAGCCGAAGTCCCAGAGATCAAAGACGGCAGCGTCATCATCCAAGCCTGCGCGAGGATTCCGGGCAGACGCGCCAAGATCGCGCTTAGCGCCGTCTCGCCAAACGTCGATCCGGTAGGCGCCACCGTCGGCAAAGGAGGCGCTCGAATCGATGCGGTGAGTAGATTTTTAAGCAAAAATTTGCAAGACGGAAGCGGCGGCGAGAGCATCGACGCGTTTGAATACTCCGCAAGCCCCGAAATTTTGATCACTCGTGCGATGGCGCCTGCGATCGTAAACTCGGTCAAAATAGCGCAGGACGGCAAGGCGATCGTCTATGTAAACCCCGATCAAAAAAGCAAAGCGATCGGCAAAAACGGTCTAAATATCCGCCTCGCTTCGATGCTGTGCGGCTGCGAGATCGAGCTTATCGAAACCGGCTTGGCGAGCGAGAAAAAGGTCTCCACGGAGGAAGGTCTTAAAAATCTCGAAGCGCTTTTCGGCGAGCTGTAAAGCTCACGCGCTTTGCTTTTTGAAATTTTGTAAATTACACCTTTTATAAAATTCTATTCTTTTAGGATTTTACGAATTGTAAATTTCGTGTTTTGAAAATTCTGCAGCAAGGCGGAATTTTGTTTTGCACGTAGAATGCGCAGAATCTGAAGCGAGCGGTAATTTTGCGAATTCGGTAGCTAGCGAAATTTATAAAATTTAATGCCCTGCGGAATTCTAATACGAAATTTTGCGGAGTACGGAATTTCAAAATTTAAAGTCAAAGCGAAATTTTGACCGAAATTTTACGGCACGGAATTTTAAGATCAAATTTTATTCATGCGCGGATTTAAATTGACGCGATATTTTAAATTTACACGGCGCGCAAAATTCCAACCCAAGCTAGGTCATGCCTACCACTCGTATAAAATTTCAACGCCGCCGTAATGCCAAAACGCCTTCGGCGCGAGGTATTCGCCGCCTAGGACAGCTAGGTTGAGTTCGAAATACTGCGGCGAAAATTCCGTTATTTTTGAAATTTCCTGCTCAAGCAGCGTCGTGCAGTAGAGGTTCGCTTCGCCGCGAGGTCTTAGCGTAAAACTCTCGCCGACGCGCCTAAGTAAAGAAGCGGCGATGCGCGCCTTTTGCTCCTCGCTTAAAAATTTCATCCGCACCGCGCCAAAGTCTCGCGCATGCGCCAAGAACTCGCGCATCGAAACAGCCGCGACGCCGTCTCGCTCGCCCTCGCCCGTTACCGCGTGCACCACCAAAAGCGGGCGCTCGCGCACGATCATGCCTACGTGCGAGTATTTAAAATCCGTCGCGGTCGCGATTATGCGGCTGTCGGTGACGTCGCCTAGGCGAAAGACGAGATCGCCCGTGCGTAGGTTTGATAAAATTTCATCCGGTACCCGTAGCGGCTCTTTTACAGCAGATGCGCGCGTGAGCATCCAAAGCTCGCCAAGCCCGCCTGTGGCAAATATCAAGCAGATGAGAAACTTTTTGGCTAAAGCGCAACCTTCCATTTGCCGTCTTTTTTGACGAGTTTAACGCTCTCGGTGCGGTTTGTGCCGTTTTTAAAAGACACAGCGACTTTCACGAGCGCCGATTTCTCGTCGCTATTTTGCAGCTCGCCCGAGACGCTCTTTAGCCCGTTGCGCTTGGAGGCCTCCTCCTTGCCGGCACCCGCCATTTGCATTAGTTTGCCGTTTATCATCTGCATAGAGCCGTCGTCCGATCTGTCCTTATCGGGTATGTCTATAGCATCCACCAAAGTCTTAGAATCGCCCTCGTATAGGGCTCTGATGAAGTCCTCGGCTACGCCTTTCGGGTCGCTGCCGCAGCCCGCTAAAACGAATATCGCGATGAGCGCGAGTAGAAATTTTTTCATAAGCTCTCCTCGTAGAAATTTTGAGATTTTATATATAAACGATAAATATTTTTTAAATTCAGATCTTTCTGCTCGGGGGGAATTTATATCGC of the uncultured Campylobacter sp. genome contains:
- a CDS encoding metallophosphoesterase gives rise to the protein MSVYFTSDLHFGHELVLKKYPNFRKGANVAEMDENLIAAWNALVTPEDLVYNLGDVSFHKDFAHTCELLRRLNGRHFLVLGNHDGRIAAMKNELLSGRKADGNFMFEQIVGYAFVRLSHKRAALSHYPMIEWANCHYGALMLYGHLHADMAEVSGRALNVGFDLHGKILSEDEVWSYLKDIPPKAHHASELEGISENDDVEQRRALIENFLSKINRDS
- the nusA gene encoding transcription termination factor NusA — its product is MEKITDIIESIANEKGLEPADVKERVKTAFIQTAKRLFGEEYLYDSEVDPQTKRVKLYQKVHVVADDDERLGDHNFIALNEAKKIGENAEIGDELSYEINIENLGRTASGVLARELNFHIQRLLEEKIFENYKSKVGTLTHGTVTKIDHDGTTYVEIEDTKAFMPLKNRIKGENFKVGDVLQAVIKNVAIDKSHGIRLELSRTSPKFLEALLAAEVPEIKDGSVIIQACARIPGRRAKIALSAVSPNVDPVGATVGKGGARIDAVSRFLSKNLQDGSGGESIDAFEYSASPEILITRAMAPAIVNSVKIAQDGKAIVYVNPDQKSKAIGKNGLNIRLASMLCGCEIELIETGLASEKKVSTEEGLKNLEALFGEL
- a CDS encoding HP0268 family nuclease, which codes for MQLKLARTELASKPKSVKIEDLQAQVEKSGQKIFYLDRENSQKDLAALVDFFDTKGFSVYQRIVRYGLNENEYMYEVHIL
- a CDS encoding lysophospholipid acyltransferase family protein; translated protein: MEKLSLKKRLFFRASEYLIFILIWCIFLTCRVKFTPAKLPEKPCVVVFWHGRLAMMSFAYRRWWLRDFGSKRRAKVIISDHKDGEIITRVISHFGIGAIRGSSFKGGARALMGAIKEIKNGTDVIITPDGPRGPLHSVADGAVILAQRLNLGIYALNYEASSFWKFRSWDEMVLPKPFSRINYSLSAQLNLTGLSLDAGKEAIRQLLFASAEKDAKF
- the tilS gene encoding tRNA lysidine(34) synthetase TilS encodes the protein MKNSPEIPSKILALLRASKNLLAFSHGVDSTALFYLLDEAGVKFDLAIVDYNVRAQSKDEVASARDLAAKFNKQIYVKSVQLGASNFEHEARAARYEFFAEICREQGYENLILAHQFDDKFEWFLMQLGRGAGLSELLGMQELEARDDYVIARPLLGVRKCELERFLRERNLKYFTDETNLTDRFKRGRVRAKFSEPFLNEYFGGVKKSFEFLAADALSLTPEISNPAPKIYLVKRGLGELRGVDLACKRLGLVLSSAQRNECARCLENGADCVLGGKVAVGAGKNFILVTPYIKAAMDKKFKEACRTLKIPPINRGFLFVTGTDLALFEELL
- a CDS encoding MiaB/RimO family radical SAM methylthiotransferase; translation: MAKLHLVSLGCNKNLVDSEIMLGRLQNYELTDEPASADVMIVNTCGFIASAKQESIRAILKLSEQKKSGALLVVTGCLMQRYKDELMRELPEVDIFSGVGDYDKIDEMILKKQNLFSPQTYLQSPALTSSRVITGSNYHAYVKISEGCNQKCSFCAIPSFKGRLKSRSIDDIEAEVRGLVARGFYDFSFIAQDSSSYGRDLRRGKKDGSNFKGSRDKLNSAFFRDGQNSDSSSGGAGDKISTQSSRLSCSKGSGGESADDERVHEQDIDLVALIKRIEKIRGVKVARVLYLYPTSTDERLIRTIVDSPVFANYFDMPIQHINDKMLSLMKRGASAARIKELLSLMRAAPNSFLRTGVIVGHPGEGEAEFDELCNFLQEFKFDRISAFAYSKEEDTASFAMPQIPARTISRRLNKIEKITREAIDNSMRALVGKKMPLIIEGASSEGEFFYGAKPLAWDKDIDGEILINESYVQNLKAGGLYECEITEFAGDRLLARVLKSSQGQ
- a CDS encoding DUF4878 domain-containing protein, which codes for MKKFLLALIAIFVLAGCGSDPKGVAEDFIRALYEGDSKTLVDAIDIPDKDRSDDGSMQMINGKLMQMAGAGKEEASKRNGLKSVSGELQNSDEKSALVKVAVSFKNGTNRTESVKLVKKDGKWKVAL
- a CDS encoding YiiX/YebB-like N1pC/P60 family cysteine hydrolase, coding for MEGCALAKKFLICLIFATGGLGELWMLTRASAVKEPLRVPDEILSNLRTGDLVFRLGDVTDSRIIATATDFKYSHVGMIVRERPLLVVHAVTGEGERDGVAAVSMREFLAHARDFGAVRMKFLSEEQKARIAASLLRRVGESFTLRPRGEANLYCTTLLEQEISKITEFSPQYFELNLAVLGGEYLAPKAFWHYGGVEILYEW
- the miaB gene encoding tRNA (N6-isopentenyl adenosine(37)-C2)-methylthiotransferase MiaB; the encoded protein is MSKLLFIQTLGCAMNVRDSEHIIAQLKEQDYEITDDVNIADLILINTCSVREKPVHKLFSEIGAFDKARKKGSKIGVCGCTASHLGGEIFKRAPFVDFVLGARNVSKISQAVRTPKFISTDINYDESEFAFGDFASSPYKSFINIMIGCDKKCSYCIVPQTRGDEISIPAQIILREAERSAARGAKEIFLLGQNVNNYGKRFSNAHEKIDFSDLLMRLSEIEGIERIRFTSPHPLHMDDKFLDIFCNNPKICKSMHMPLQSGSSKVLRDMKRGYTKQWYLDRALKLRQSCPGVAISTDIIVGYPSESEDDFAETMEVLEAVKFEQVFSFKFSPRPLTPAASLKPLDDEISSERLSRLQSAHAKILDEIAGAQKDKIFDVYFEELREAGTVCGRSFSNFLICAQGSEELLGKTRKVHVEKTARMALYGKVIA